From the Trypanosoma brucei brucei TREU927 chromosome 6, complete sequence genome, the window CCTAATTTCAAGTTGGAGGCGGTCGGCAATGGTCGTATTGCAGCCGGCGAGGCACTGCAGGAGCGACGGTTCTGCCATCCTGGGGGCCTTCCCCGAGTCCAACAGCGTCATCTGCCTCTCAATTAGTTCATCAAACAGCTGCCGCCTTAcgtaatatatatgtgagtaCCGGAGCAATAGCTCCGCATCACATGAAGCCAAGTCAATTTCGATAAATTCATTTGCCTGTTCCTTCACGCGTTTCCGGCTGCTGTACCACGCAAACACGGGCTGCAATTGTCGAAGGCAACGCTCTTCGACAGCGAGTGTTGGAAGAGTTCCTAGAAACACACGGAACGGTACCGCTGCCAGCTCCCCACAAAGTCCAGGGCATATCggcatttccccctcctttagTGGGCCTCTCTGTGTTTGGGCACAGTggtaaaggaggaaaagtacTAACTGTGCATTTAAAGTAAGTTCAGTTACCCACAATAACGAATAGCGaagacaaacacaaaaacaaaacagggagaaagtaaaaaggtAGTAATTGGCAATttgaatgaaaggaaaatggagATCTGAATtgttggaaaagaaagtagtGGGGGCATGATCGCATaggaacgaaaacaaaagcaccgGAAGCTGAGGAAAATGGACCagagacaaaaacaaaaaaagatggggGGCCTTTCTCTTCAGGCACATCACATTCTCTCATGTCATCCAATAATCTTGTGAACATAAAGCCGAATCAAAAAGGGGGTAGatgaatgacaaaaaaaaaacgttaaCAACATGGCGGAGACAAGGTTCATACCTAATTCCTTCCCCGTTATACCAACAACATCATTAAAATATTCACCAACTTGCACTTTTCCcattaaacaaaagaaaatggttccttttcatttcactGTTACTGCaggcacaaagaaaaaaaagaaaagggctAAGATTGGAGCCATAAACAAACGTACACACATACAACCTCTTCAAGAATCCTTCTTGCGTGGAGCGGATTTCATCCGCATCATTTCGATAACGCTACTGACAGCAGCAAACCACCCCCCATAGATGACGTTCGTTAGGCGTTCCACAAATGTAAAGGAAGCTTCACTAATGGGATATTGCAAAACGGGAGGAATAACAGTCTTCACTCCTGGTATCCGGTCTGTGGTGGAAGCCCGAACAACACAGTTCCCACGCAGTCCCTCCACTCCCGCAAATCGATCAAACCCACTTATCTTTACTCcaccaaaaggaagggaCTGACAAAGATAATTTATGCCAAAATCGTTCACGTTCGTCATGCCAGTTACAAGCTGATCCGCGATATGTTTTGCTCGTTCAATGTCACTTGAAAAAACGCTAGACCCCAACCCATACTCACACGCGTTCACTAACTCTACGGCTTCGGCATCAGTCTTGAATTTCATCATCACAAGAACTGGACCAAAAACTTCTTCGCGGGCAATTGGCACAGAAGGAGTCACGTTCGTAAGAATTGTTGGAGGGAAGAAGCTAGTGCCACCTTTTCCACCACACACGAGAGTGGCCCCCGCATCAACGGAATCGTCAACAAGTTTCTGTATCTTCCGAACGGCATCCTCCCCCATAGTCATCGCTCCCAAGTCATAGAGGCCAACTGATGCCGGTCCTTGCGTAAGTGCCCGTACCCGCTTCTCCAGTATTGTCAGCAGCCGGTCATGGATAGACTCTTGCACGATAACGCGCTCCAAACCCACGCAGTTCTGCCCACAATTTTGAAAAGTTCCACGCATAATAATTGGCACTACATGTTCAAGGTCTGCATCGTCACAAACGATGGCGGGATCTTTCCCCCCCAGTTCCAGTACGACAGGTGTAAGTGTCTGAGCCGCGCTCCGCATCACAATTTTCCCCACAGCTGGGGAACCAATAAAAGTTAATTTGTCCACTGAATTTACTAGAGCCTCACCTGTTTCGGCAAAGCCAACCACAAATGACACAAGGTGAGGAGAGTAACCGAGTTCCTTTATCCCCTCCTGTACGATAGACAGATAATACGACGCGTAGTAAGAAGAGTATTCAGATATTTTGCCTACAAACGCATTACCCGCGAAGAGCGCAGATATCATCGGACCATATATGTTGTGAAACGGATAGTTCCACGAAACGATTGCACCCATAACCCCAAACGGAACGTAATTCACCGCTGCCCGCTTGTGGAAAGTAATGAGGCCCACGTCCCGAACTTCCTCAGCCAGTGCCTCTTCACCGTGCGCGGCCGTCCAACGCAGCTTCTcaagtgttgtgagtatcTCGCCAAGTGAACCGTCCATCATTGTTTTTCCGCATTCTACACTGGTAGTTTCGCAGATGAGAGCTTGATTTTCCAAAATGTACTCCATCAAACTATACAATAACTGCCGCCGTGTTGAAAAGGAAGTTTTCGCCCACTCGCGCTGAGCCACACGAGCGCGGGCAACGGCCTCCTGCACTTCCGCCGGTGAGTTGACAGTCACCAAACCAATCTGTGTGTTGGTTCCCTTATCGTAACAACATATGGTACCTGGGGGGCCGGCACGAGGTGTGAGGGGTTGAGTAGACGGTTGATTATCAAACTTAACCTGTGGTGGGGGCACACTGATGTGCGGAGCATAATACCGGTCCTTGGCATGAAGTAGTGATGTGTACAGAGCATGGAGTAGACCGAATTTGCTctcaagaaacaaaaagaagaaaaggcaacagaGACCGCCGCCGGAAAAAGGATCCAGTAAGGCAGATACACCTTCCATTGCTCTCCCCGCTTGTACTGTGTCACCGGCACCACGATGAagtctttattttttttctttgtgtccCCAACTAAcacgtttgtttttgtacgTGCAACGGGAACTAATTTGTCCCAATCGGTGACTCCTCCCGTTAATATATGCCGAACAAAGACGTATTGGCTATTTTCCAAATAAACTTGCGAAGGgggcaagaagaaaaaaaacacaagagaaaaagtgcAAACAAGTTTTGAAAAGAGCCAGAATTCCACACAGTCGGTGAAAGTCAAGCAATTAGGAAGCAGGAAACCCCGATAATTGCAAAAAATTACTGGGAGAACGTTACCACAACACTCAAAATGACCAAAGCAACCAGCCCGAAACACACCAATAGAAAACGACAATTTTCTGAGAAACAAGTTGCGACCTCAAATGCTAAGGCAGTTCACCTGCACAGCGTCATAACAGCCCCCACAACCGCCCCAAAACGCAAGCAAGTGCGTCGCGTACCtcacgaaacaaaaaaaaacacaaccaaACAGTCCTGATGCCGCCCGATAGACAAAGCGGGAAGCTACACGAGTTTTGGGGTCCTCCAAAGCGCCTAACCACTGTATAACAAGGCATTCGGAACAAAGCGGGAGATGTTCCGTGTTTTTTCCTCGCGATTTTTTCCCAAACGCAAACACATATAGGCTAGAGTGGTTTCCTTTTAATCGCGCCTTCCTCTATCTTCGCCACAGACATCAGTttcccaaacacacacacacaaaccaaaATGTCAACACACGCCCAATCTGCAGGTAACATCACCGGTATCACACACACTTTAACACGCGCAAACGCGAAACACAGACCATAgagaataaataaacaaatagagGCCAGCGTCAGATTTGCGAACCCAACAGTAGGGGGCCAAGAGCCATAGAAACAGCAGGTCACACCGCACCTCTTTCGCAGAGCCATCGTAAGCGATGGAGAGAAATAATCaacaaaagatgaaaaaaaaaaagaagacaatgaAAACCAGGACTCGTTGCACTCCGGAAAGAATAAGTGGtttaaaaacaagaagaatgtgaagaagaagaagaacggTCGTTTCTACCGTTCCTGCACTTGCCTTCCACGTGCTTATACATTTACTCGCTGCAACTACAAttagcaaaacaaaaagggaggcaCCCGCTATTTGTGCAGTGACTTCGGCGCCTTACCACACGTAGAATCACATACCTTTCGTTGCTGTGGCAACCACCTCCTTTCGCTTATGGATGTTACACGTGCTTTTATGACTTCTCCTaacacttttttctctttaaatCGACCCCTTACGTGTCCGTGAATGCACTCACTACGCATTGTTATGAGCATACGGGTCTTTTACCTTAGTTTCATTGCCTtacatttcttcctcccaTCTCCCTCTGGGATGTCACTGTAGTATATAGAGTCTTAATCAACTAGTCGGAGTTACTGATAGTGCTGAATCTCTTTCCATATATTCCTCCGCAGTTGTGCCTCGGATATCTCCGCATGCAAGTCAAACGAGAAATCAACCTTCTCAGGAATTGTGCATTTGGACTCGCCTTCGGCGCCAAcatcagagaaaaaagg encodes:
- a CDS encoding aldehyde dehydrogenase, putative (similar to Aldehyde dehydrogenase (EC 1.2.1.3) (Aldehyde dehydrogenase). (Swiss-Prot:Q27640) [Enchytraeus buchholzi]; similar to Aldehyde dehydrogenase 1A1 (EC 1.2.1.3) (Aldehyde dehydrogenase,cytosolic) (ALDH class 1) (Retinal dehydrogenase 1) (ALHDII)(ALDH-E1). (Swiss-Prot:P00352) [Homo sapiens]) — its product is MEGVSALLDPFSGGGLCCLFFFLFLESKFGLLHALYTSLLHAKDRYYAPHISVPPPQVKFDNQPSTQPLTPRAGPPGTICCYDKGTNTQIGLVTVNSPAEVQEAVARARVAQREWAKTSFSTRRQLLYSLMEYILENQALICETTSVECGKTMMDGSLGEILTTLEKLRWTAAHGEEALAEEVRDVGLITFHKRAAVNYVPFGVMGAIVSWNYPFHNIYGPMISALFAGNAFVGKISEYSSYYASYYLSIVQEGIKELGYSPHLVSFVVGFAETGEALVNSVDKLTFIGSPAVGKIVMRSAAQTLTPVVLELGGKDPAIVCDDADLEHVVPIIMRGTFQNCGQNCVGLERVIVQESIHDRLLTILEKRVRALTQGPASVGLYDLGAMTMGEDAVRKIQKLVDDSVDAGATLVCGGKGGTSFFPPTILTNVTPSVPIAREEVFGPVLVMMKFKTDAEAVELVNACEYGLGSSVFSSDIERAKHIADQLVTGMTNVNDFGINYLCQSLPFGGVKISGFDRFAGVEGLRGNCVVRASTTDRIPGVKTVIPPVLQYPISEASFTFVERLTNVIYGGWFAAVSSVIEMMRMKSAPRKKDS